In Drosophila teissieri strain GT53w chromosome 2R, Prin_Dtei_1.1, whole genome shotgun sequence, the following proteins share a genomic window:
- the LOC122612863 gene encoding lysophosphatidylserine lipase ABHD12 isoform X1: MYEIHNCLRSVFFATLIPGTILLSWLTGLVGLRSLQACLVIFFLIFVLLPLIFRYSVTFQRGILFLTFIKYPKGLDLTKPESVGLYATRNFYITVKDHDQDEDGVRVGVWHVLPSNAVRRFKRELRVEEAVAQDPDQQLDPVPGNERELKELSPAIRSEFPVVLPENEQLFYERLLRMPGGTVVLYLHGNTASRGSGHRSEVYKLLRKLNYHVFSFDYRGYADSDPVPPTEEGVVRDAMMVFEYIANTTSNPIVVWGHSLGTGVATHLCAKLASLRERAPRGVILESPFTNIRDEIRMHPFAKLYKNLPWFNFTISQPMYTNKLRFESDVHVLEFRQPIMIIHAEDDVVVPFNLGYRLYRIALDGRSRTSGPVEFHRFGASRKYGHKYLCRAPELPGLIQKFVENYRDAVY, encoded by the exons aTGTACGAGATTCATAATTGCCTAAGGTCCGTTTTCTTTGCCACACTCATTCCCGGAACGATCCTACTTAGTTGGCTAACTGGTCT GGTGGGTCTGCGATCGCTGCAAGCTTGTCTGGTGATCTTCTTCCTGATCTTCGTGCTTCTGCCGTTGATCTTTCGGTACTCCGTAACGTTCCAGCGCGGCATTCTATTTCTGACATTTA TTAAGTATCCCAAAGGACTTGATCTCACCAAGCCGGAGAGCGTGGGACTGTATGCCACACGGAACTTCTACATAACCGTAAAGGATCACGATCAGGACGAGGATGGAGTGCGAGTTGGCGTGTGGCACGTTCTGCCCAGCAATGCGGTGCGTCGTTTTAAGCGCGAGTTGCGCGTCGAGGAGGCAGTGGCCCAGGACCCAGATCAGCAGCTAGATCCTGTACCAGGCAACGAACGGGAGCTGAAGGAACTATCGCCAGCCATACGGTCTGAATTTCCCGTTGTGCTGCCGGAAAACGAGCAACTCTTCTACGAGCGATTGCTGCGGATGCCCGGTGGCACTGTGGTGCTCTATCTTCACGGGAACACCGCCAGCCGAGGCAGCGGCCACCGTTCGGAGGTGTATAAGCTGCTAAGGAAGCTCAACTACCATGTGTTCTCTTTCGACTACAGAGGCTATGCCGACTCCGATCCCGTGCCTCCGACGGAGGAAGGCGTTGTGCGCGATGCCATGATGGTGTTTGAATACATAGCCAACACCACCTCCAATCCGATTGTGGTGTGGGGTCATTCCCTTGGCACCGGAGTGGCCACGCATCTGTGCGCCAAACTAGCCAGCCTACGTGAAAGGGCTCCCAGGGGTGTCATCCTCGAAAGCCCATTCACCAACATTCGGGATGAGATACGCATGCATCCGTTTGCCAAACTCTATAAAAACCTGCCCTGGTTCAATTTTACCATCTCGCAGCCAATGTACACCAATAAGCTGAGATTTGAGTCGGATGTTCATGTCCTGGAGTTCCGGCAACCCATCATGATCATCCATGCTGAGGACGACGTTGTAGTGCCGTTTAATCTGGGCTATCGTCTGTATAGAATTGCATTGGATGGAAGAAGTCGAACCTCGGGACCCGTTGAGTTCCATCGCTTTGGGGCGAGCCGAAAGTATGGACACAAATACCTCTGCCGTGCACCGGAATTGCCGGGACTGATCCAAAAGTTTGTGGAGAACTACCGTGACGCCGTATACTAG
- the LOC122612863 gene encoding lysophosphatidylserine lipase ABHD12 isoform X2: protein MLFTRRRLLKRVGLRSLQACLVIFFLIFVLLPLIFRYSVTFQRGILFLTFIKYPKGLDLTKPESVGLYATRNFYITVKDHDQDEDGVRVGVWHVLPSNAVRRFKRELRVEEAVAQDPDQQLDPVPGNERELKELSPAIRSEFPVVLPENEQLFYERLLRMPGGTVVLYLHGNTASRGSGHRSEVYKLLRKLNYHVFSFDYRGYADSDPVPPTEEGVVRDAMMVFEYIANTTSNPIVVWGHSLGTGVATHLCAKLASLRERAPRGVILESPFTNIRDEIRMHPFAKLYKNLPWFNFTISQPMYTNKLRFESDVHVLEFRQPIMIIHAEDDVVVPFNLGYRLYRIALDGRSRTSGPVEFHRFGASRKYGHKYLCRAPELPGLIQKFVENYRDAVY, encoded by the exons ATGCTCTTCACGCGCCGGCGACTACTCAAGag GGTGGGTCTGCGATCGCTGCAAGCTTGTCTGGTGATCTTCTTCCTGATCTTCGTGCTTCTGCCGTTGATCTTTCGGTACTCCGTAACGTTCCAGCGCGGCATTCTATTTCTGACATTTA TTAAGTATCCCAAAGGACTTGATCTCACCAAGCCGGAGAGCGTGGGACTGTATGCCACACGGAACTTCTACATAACCGTAAAGGATCACGATCAGGACGAGGATGGAGTGCGAGTTGGCGTGTGGCACGTTCTGCCCAGCAATGCGGTGCGTCGTTTTAAGCGCGAGTTGCGCGTCGAGGAGGCAGTGGCCCAGGACCCAGATCAGCAGCTAGATCCTGTACCAGGCAACGAACGGGAGCTGAAGGAACTATCGCCAGCCATACGGTCTGAATTTCCCGTTGTGCTGCCGGAAAACGAGCAACTCTTCTACGAGCGATTGCTGCGGATGCCCGGTGGCACTGTGGTGCTCTATCTTCACGGGAACACCGCCAGCCGAGGCAGCGGCCACCGTTCGGAGGTGTATAAGCTGCTAAGGAAGCTCAACTACCATGTGTTCTCTTTCGACTACAGAGGCTATGCCGACTCCGATCCCGTGCCTCCGACGGAGGAAGGCGTTGTGCGCGATGCCATGATGGTGTTTGAATACATAGCCAACACCACCTCCAATCCGATTGTGGTGTGGGGTCATTCCCTTGGCACCGGAGTGGCCACGCATCTGTGCGCCAAACTAGCCAGCCTACGTGAAAGGGCTCCCAGGGGTGTCATCCTCGAAAGCCCATTCACCAACATTCGGGATGAGATACGCATGCATCCGTTTGCCAAACTCTATAAAAACCTGCCCTGGTTCAATTTTACCATCTCGCAGCCAATGTACACCAATAAGCTGAGATTTGAGTCGGATGTTCATGTCCTGGAGTTCCGGCAACCCATCATGATCATCCATGCTGAGGACGACGTTGTAGTGCCGTTTAATCTGGGCTATCGTCTGTATAGAATTGCATTGGATGGAAGAAGTCGAACCTCGGGACCCGTTGAGTTCCATCGCTTTGGGGCGAGCCGAAAGTATGGACACAAATACCTCTGCCGTGCACCGGAATTGCCGGGACTGATCCAAAAGTTTGTGGAGAACTACCGTGACGCCGTATACTAG
- the LOC122613370 gene encoding ankyrin repeat domain-containing protein 13D isoform X2, with product MRSVEEIKAEYPLHWHIWHNELEQLQAAIDQNDKEKIDPRGRTPLMLAVRLANLPCVKCLLAAKCNATYEHEGWSIVQEAVCTGDVDILTAIIEVRDLQRHVQRVTHVPKLLQHLLDAPDFYIEMKWEFTSWVPLMSRLCPSDTYKVYKRGANVRIDTTLLGFDNNTWQRGNRSYIFKGAKETATMIEIDHDTNEVMVEEMSSDIGDIVAIPPALGTVRARLNAPVITNNIEMDKISFERNKCGIWGWRSEKSEMINGYNCKVYGASNVEFVTKTRMDHLSEEQIKNKTARTPLHSLLGIADEDYVSPADAAAALKDRSPSPRLGEGSIAGVENGGRNSPAPGNQSNGSSACASGTSTPKSSVTPEEYFTQEVDLHGRDVGGPKNLSTKVQRFRANLWLAEEHPIRLQEQVLPILDLMSTMASPHVSKLRDFITMQLPAGFPVKVEIPLFHVLNACITFGNVFALTTPVDHVATLQEQDRVTCLVDDRCFDIPAHYTNRGSDVRRQIPLDEDDMLQYAIEQSLVETSGACGVDARDDDKVDIWEVLRGQNVVGSDLLPEDDEQLQRGHRLSSHLLSPHRQQYGRYSPSPKHQPQSFPHSQLQLEPQTRGRSASAGAQFKNDLGYMKKIFK from the exons ATGAGGAGCGTCGAGGAGATCAAGGCGGAGTACCCGCTGCACTGGCACATCTGGCACAACGaactggagcagctgcaggcgGCCATCGACCAG AACGACAAGGAGAAAATCGATCCCCGCGGCCGGACGCCACTGATGCTGGCTGTCAGATTGGCCAATTTACCATGCGTTAAATGCCTTCTGGCGGCCAAGTGCAATGCCACCTATGAGCACGAAGGCTGGTCCA TTGTTCAGGAAGCTGTCTGCACCGGCGATGTGGACATACTGACGGCCATCATCGAAGTCAGAGATCTTCAGCGCCATGTCCAGCGGGTGACGCATGTGCCTAAGCTGCTGCAGCACCTACTGGATGCTCCCGACTTTTACATCGAGATGAAGTGGGAGTTCACCTCCTGGGTGCCTCTGATGTCGCGTCTCTGTCCCAGCGACACCTACAAGGTGTACAAGCGCGGAGCCAACGTCCGGATAGATACCACCCTGCTGGGCTTCGACAACAACACCTGGCAACGGGGCAACCGCTCCTACATCTTCAAGGGAGCCA AAGAAACTGCCACAATGATCGAGATCGATCACGATACAAACGAAGTCATGGTGGAGGAGATGAGCAGCGATATCGGTGATATTGTGGCCATTCCACCAGCCTTAGGCACTGTGAGGGCGCGTCTCAATGCCCCGGTGATCACGAACAACATCGAGATGGACAAGATTAGCTTTGAGCGCAACAAGTGCGGCATATGGGGCTGGCGTAGCGAAAAATCTGAGATGATCAACGGCTACAACTGCAAGGTGTACGGGGCCAGCAACGTGGAGTTCGTTACAAAGACGCGAATGGATCACCTTAGCGAGGAGCAGATCAAG AACAAGACAGCGAGGACACCACTCCATAGCCTGCTGGGAATTGCTGATGAGGACTATGTGTCCCCCGCTGATGCCGCTGCGGCACTCAAAGATCGC TCCCCATCACCCCGGTTGGGAGAAGGTTCCATCGCCGGAGTCGAAAATGGTGGCCGAAACTCACCAGCTCCTGGAAACCAGAGCAACGGAAGTTCCGCCTGTGCGTCGGGCACCAGCACACCCAAGTCTTCCGTTACCCCGGAGGAGTATTTCACTCAGGAGGTTGATCTTCACGGAAGGGATGTTGGCGGTCCCAAGAATCTGAGCACAAAGGTGCAGCGCTTTAGAGCCAACTTATGGTTAGCCGAGGAGCACCCCATTCGACTGCAGGAACAAGTGCTTCCCATCCTGGATCTCATGTCCACCATGGCCAGTCCACATGTGTCCAAGCTAAGAGACTTTATCACCATGCAGCTGCCTGCTGGTTTTCCAGTCAAAGTGGAAATCCCGCTCTTCCATGTTTTGAATGCCTGTATTACGTTTGGAAATGTATTTGCTTTAACCACGCCCGTGGATCACGTGGCCACGCTGCAGGAGCAAGATCGCGTCACTTGTTTGGTCGATGATCGCTGCTTCGATATCCCGGCTCACTACACAAACAGGGGCAGCGATGTCCGTCGTCAAATTCCCCTCGATGAGGATGACATGCTGCAGTATGCCATTGAGCAGAGTTTGGTGGAAACAAGCGGAGCCTGTGGCGTGGACGCCCGGGACGACGACAAGGTGGACATATGGGAAGTGCTGAGGGGCCAAAACGTCGTGGGCTCCGATCTCCTGCCGGAAGATGACGAGCAGCTGCAACG TGGCCACCGCTTATCCTCGCACTTACTGTCTCCCCATCGCCAGCAGTACGGGCGGTATTCGCCCTCCCCCAAGCACCAACCCCAGTCCTTTCCCCACTCGCAGCTCCAACTGGAGCCGCAGACACGTGGGCGATCCGCCTCGGCTGGTGCGCAGTTTAAAAACGATTTGGGCTACATGAAGAAGATCTTCAAGTAG
- the LOC122613370 gene encoding ankyrin repeat domain-containing protein 13D isoform X1 encodes MRSVEEIKAEYPLHWHIWHNELEQLQAAIDQNDKEKIDPRGRTPLMLAVRLANLPCVKCLLAAKCNATYEHEGWSIVQEAVCTGDVDILTAIIEVRDLQRHVQRVTHVPKLLQHLLDAPDFYIEMKWEFTSWVPLMSRLCPSDTYKVYKRGANVRIDTTLLGFDNNTWQRGNRSYIFKGAKETATMIEIDHDTNEVMVEEMSSDIGDIVAIPPALGTVRARLNAPVITNNIEMDKISFERNKCGIWGWRSEKSEMINGYNCKVYGASNVEFVTKTRMDHLSEEQIKNKTARTPLHSLLGIADEDYVSPADAAAALKDRSPSPRLGEGSIAGVENGGRNSPAPGNQSNGSSACASGTSTPKSSVTPEEYFTQEVDLHGRDVGGPKNLSTKVQRFRANLWLAEEHPIRLQEQVLPILDLMSTMASPHVSKLRDFITMQLPAGFPVKVEIPLFHVLNACITFGNVFALTTPVDHVATLQEQDRVTCLVDDRCFDIPAHYTNRGSDVRRQIPLDEDDMLQYAIEQSLVETSGACGVDARDDDKVDIWEVLRGQNVVGSDLLPEDDEQLQRVLQESLLGAHANLQSGSPASEDDDDGGFRYVDPDLAMAMRLSQQEQRKFELERQQEQEMIEQALKLSLQEH; translated from the exons ATGAGGAGCGTCGAGGAGATCAAGGCGGAGTACCCGCTGCACTGGCACATCTGGCACAACGaactggagcagctgcaggcgGCCATCGACCAG AACGACAAGGAGAAAATCGATCCCCGCGGCCGGACGCCACTGATGCTGGCTGTCAGATTGGCCAATTTACCATGCGTTAAATGCCTTCTGGCGGCCAAGTGCAATGCCACCTATGAGCACGAAGGCTGGTCCA TTGTTCAGGAAGCTGTCTGCACCGGCGATGTGGACATACTGACGGCCATCATCGAAGTCAGAGATCTTCAGCGCCATGTCCAGCGGGTGACGCATGTGCCTAAGCTGCTGCAGCACCTACTGGATGCTCCCGACTTTTACATCGAGATGAAGTGGGAGTTCACCTCCTGGGTGCCTCTGATGTCGCGTCTCTGTCCCAGCGACACCTACAAGGTGTACAAGCGCGGAGCCAACGTCCGGATAGATACCACCCTGCTGGGCTTCGACAACAACACCTGGCAACGGGGCAACCGCTCCTACATCTTCAAGGGAGCCA AAGAAACTGCCACAATGATCGAGATCGATCACGATACAAACGAAGTCATGGTGGAGGAGATGAGCAGCGATATCGGTGATATTGTGGCCATTCCACCAGCCTTAGGCACTGTGAGGGCGCGTCTCAATGCCCCGGTGATCACGAACAACATCGAGATGGACAAGATTAGCTTTGAGCGCAACAAGTGCGGCATATGGGGCTGGCGTAGCGAAAAATCTGAGATGATCAACGGCTACAACTGCAAGGTGTACGGGGCCAGCAACGTGGAGTTCGTTACAAAGACGCGAATGGATCACCTTAGCGAGGAGCAGATCAAG AACAAGACAGCGAGGACACCACTCCATAGCCTGCTGGGAATTGCTGATGAGGACTATGTGTCCCCCGCTGATGCCGCTGCGGCACTCAAAGATCGC TCCCCATCACCCCGGTTGGGAGAAGGTTCCATCGCCGGAGTCGAAAATGGTGGCCGAAACTCACCAGCTCCTGGAAACCAGAGCAACGGAAGTTCCGCCTGTGCGTCGGGCACCAGCACACCCAAGTCTTCCGTTACCCCGGAGGAGTATTTCACTCAGGAGGTTGATCTTCACGGAAGGGATGTTGGCGGTCCCAAGAATCTGAGCACAAAGGTGCAGCGCTTTAGAGCCAACTTATGGTTAGCCGAGGAGCACCCCATTCGACTGCAGGAACAAGTGCTTCCCATCCTGGATCTCATGTCCACCATGGCCAGTCCACATGTGTCCAAGCTAAGAGACTTTATCACCATGCAGCTGCCTGCTGGTTTTCCAGTCAAAGTGGAAATCCCGCTCTTCCATGTTTTGAATGCCTGTATTACGTTTGGAAATGTATTTGCTTTAACCACGCCCGTGGATCACGTGGCCACGCTGCAGGAGCAAGATCGCGTCACTTGTTTGGTCGATGATCGCTGCTTCGATATCCCGGCTCACTACACAAACAGGGGCAGCGATGTCCGTCGTCAAATTCCCCTCGATGAGGATGACATGCTGCAGTATGCCATTGAGCAGAGTTTGGTGGAAACAAGCGGAGCCTGTGGCGTGGACGCCCGGGACGACGACAAGGTGGACATATGGGAAGTGCTGAGGGGCCAAAACGTCGTGGGCTCCGATCTCCTGCCGGAAGATGACGAGCAGCTGCAACG AGTCCTGCAGGAATCACTGCTGGGCGCCCATGCGAATCTGCAAAGCGGCTCGCCCGCCtccgaggacgacgacgatggaGGATTCCGGTATGTGGATCCCGatttggccatggccatgcgACTGTCGCAGCAAGAGCAGAGGAAATTCGAACTGgagcggcagcaggagcaggagatgATCGAGCAGGCGCTGAAGCTTAGTCTGCAAGAGCACTAA
- the LOC122613369 gene encoding exostosin-3 produces MPPAYDLGHSGEAYHPLDTGSGGGKDASAPNSSSAQNRNSMGFRTSWMRLFRRYKLPMVLLMLLFLVSCLAYRILSVEQDAPPMDMHRSSPLLDAYEDFSAMRAGDLKMRIEEMVRIKSTVSVELRELESRRQKLQSDISQYNQKIEELKQELLREQTELERLKISVEQAQVAQREAVQRNTPDLALPRSLLPNTLPRKNNPISGGLAASCEMHNCFNHSRCSLTSGFPVYLYDPDEHSVQRKGYDIDGFLKTTLKQTLGYNAHIVKDPKHACIYLVLVGEALLEQDLLRNNRYAAQEAEHQQPSTPTLENDCPVDMEKLYSLPYWGGDGRNHVLLNLARRDLTSHRTNPLYKQNTMRAIVVQSAFEREQFRPGYDLIVPPILGPPGGDVWQECAEMVPARRKYLLSYQGELRPKQSSLSPLDAFILEHLADMAKGATQDQFVLQFQCIPATEQQEGDSLPDWTLCGSDSSRRQLLKDSTFSLILPPLNGRVSSTLMLARIYEALRSGAVPVILGADELRLPYAETVDWRRSALLLPKARITELHFLLRAVQDADLLLLRRQGRLIWERYLSSVQATVDTVIASLRDRLGIPPRPVPSVIAQSVFNSTFIPLKSDPPVGLDTEPEESLGPIEPPYPSPAFRRNYTILRMQAKEAWNDWLDPFYLYPQLPFDPALPSEAKFMGSHTGFRPIGKGLGGAGKEFGESLGGNYPREQFTIVMLTYEREQVLMDSLGRLYGLPYLHKVVVVWNSPKPPLDDLRWPDIGVPVAVLRAPRNSLNNRFLPFDVIETEAVLSVDDDAHLRHDEILFGFRVWREHRDRVVGFPGRYHAWDLGNPNGQWHYNSNYSCELSMVLTGAAFVHKYYLYLYTYHLPQAIRDKVDEYMNCEDIAMNFLVSHITRKPPVKVTSRWTFRCPGCPVSLSEDDTHFQERHKCINFFSRVFGYTPLLNTQYRADSILFKTRIPHDKQKCFKYI; encoded by the exons ATGCCACCGGCGTACGACCTTGGCCACTCCGGAGAGGCGTACCACCCCCTGGACactggcagcggcggcggcaaggACGCCAGTGCCCCAAACTCATCCTCCGCCCAAAACCGCAACTCAATGGGATTTCGGACATCCTGGATGCGGCTCTTCCGCCGCTACAAACTGCCCATGGTGCTCCTGATGCTCCTGTTCCTCGTCTCCTGCCTGGCATACCGCATACTTAGC GTGGAGCAAGATGCTCCGCCAATGGACATGCATCGTAGTTCACCGCTGTTGGATGCCTACGAAGATTTTAGCGCCATGAGAGCTGGAGATCTGAAAATGCGCATCGAGGAGATGGTGAGAATCAAG AGCACTGTGTCTGTGGAGCTGCGCGAATTGGAGTCCCGTCGCCAGAAGCTGCAATCCGACATTAGCCAGTACAACCAGAAGATCGAGGAGCTCAAACAGGAGCTGCTAAGGGAGCAAACAGAGCTGGAGCGCCTCAAGATCTCCGTGGAGCAGGCACAGGTGGCTCAGCGGGAGGCTGTGCAGCGGAACACACCGGATTTGGCCCTGCCACGCTCCCTCTTACCCAACACACTGCCCAGAAAGAATAACCCCATCAGTGGAGGATTGGCGGCCAGCTGCGAAATGCACAACTGTTTCAATCACTCCCGCTGCAGTCTAACCTCCGGATTTCCGGTTTACTTGTATGATCCGGATGAGCATAGCGTACAGCGAAAGGGTTACGATATCGATGGTTTCCTGAAGACAACTCTAAAGCAGACTTTGGGCTACAATGCGCACATAGTGAAGGATCCCAAGCACGCCTGCATATATCTAGTGCTGGTGGGAGAGGCGCTTCTGGAGCAGGATCTATTGCGAAACAATCGCTATGCGGCACAGGAGGCGGAGCATCAGCAGCCCTCAACGCCCACGCTTGAAAATGATTGCCCCGTGGACATGGAGAAGCTTTACAGCCTGCCATATTGGGGTGGCGATGGACGCAATCATGTGCTGCTCAATTTGGCGAGGAGAGATCTCACATCCCATCGTACGAATCCGCTCTACAAGCAGAACACCATGAGGGCAATTGTGGTGCAAAGTGCTTTCGAAAGGGAACAGTTCCGTCCAGGTTACGACCTAATTGTGCCCCCTATTCTGGGTCCTCCCGGTGGAGATGTGTGGCAGGAGTGCGCGGAAATGGTGCCCGCCAGGAGGAAGTACTTGCTTAGCTACCAAGGCGAACTGAGGCCCAAACAGAGCAGTTTGAGTCCGTTGGACGCGTTTATTCTGGAGCACCTGGCGGACATGGCCAAGGGCGCTACGCAAGATCAGTTCGTTCTGCAGTTCCAGTGCATCCCTGCGACGGAGCAGCAGGAGGGTGATTCCTTGCCAGATTGGACCCTATGTGGTTCGGATTCCTCGCGCCGCCAGCTGCTTAAGGACTCTACCTTTTCTCTGATTCTACCCCCGCTGAATGGCAGAGTTTCTTCGACACTAATGCTAGCTAGGATTTATGAAGCCCTCCGTTCGGGAGCAGTGCCTGTTATCCTTGGAGCAGATGAGCTGCGTTTGCCTTACGCCGAGACTGTGGATTGGAGAAGATCGGCTCTACTGCTTCCAAAAGCTCGGATTACGGAACTGCATTTCCTGCTGCGAGCAGTTCAGGATGCTGATTTACTGCTGCTGCGACGTCAGGGACGACTCATCTGGGAGCGCTATTTGAGCTCTGTGCAGGCCACCGTGGATACAGTGATTGCCAGCTTGAGGGATCGCCTCGGAATCCCGCCCAGACCAGTGCCCTCAGTTATAGCGCAAAGTGTTTTCAACAGCACCTTCATACCACTAAAATCCGATCCACCCGTCGGCTTGGATACGGAACCCGAAGAGTCGTTGGGACCTATAGAGCCACCCTATCCCAGTCCTGCTTTCCGGCGGAACTACACAATACTGCGTATGCAGGCGAAGGAAGCCTGGAACGATTGGTTGGATCCCTTCTACCTATACCCGCAGCTGCCCTTCGATCCCGCGCTGCCTTCGGAAGCCAAGTTCATGGGCTCGCATACAGGCTTTCGTCCGATTGGCAAGGGACTAGGAGGAGCTGGAAAGGAATTCGGCGAGTCACTGGGTGGCAATTACCCCCGGGAGCAGTTCACCATTGTCATGCTAACTTACGAAAGAGAACAAGTCCTGATGGATTCTTTGGGCAGACTGTATGGTCTGCCGTATCTGCACAAAGTCGTGGTGGTTTGGAACTCACCCAAGCCACCATTGGATGACTTAAGATGGCCGGATATTGGCGTACCAGTGGCCGTCCTTCGGGCTCCCAGGAACTCGTTAAACAATCgatttttgccatttgatgTCATTGAAACCGAGGCAGTGCTCTCGGTCGACGACGATGCCCATCTGCGTCATGACGAGATACTCTTTGGATTCCGTGTTTGGCGAGAGCATCGCGATAGAGTTGTAGGCTTTCCAGGACGTTACCACGCCTGGGATTTGGGAAATCCCAATGGCCAGTGGCACTACAACTCCAATTACAGCTGCGAACTGAGCATGGTGCTCACAGGAGCTGCGTTTGTACACAAGTACTACCTCTACCTGTACACCTACCATCTGCCACAGGCGATTAGGGACAAAGTGGATGAGTACATGAACTGCGAGGACATTGCCATGAATTTCCTCGTATCACATATAACTAGGAAGCCACCGGTCAAAGTAACCTCCAGGTGGACGTTCCGCTGCCCCGGTTGTCCCGTTTCCCTCAGCGAGGATGACACCCACTTCCAGGAGCGGCACAAGTGCATCAACTTCTTCAGCCGGGTGTTCGGCTATACGCCGCTGCTGAACACCCAGTACCGGGCGGACTCGATTCTCTTCAAGACGCGCATCCCGCACGACAAGCAAAAGTGCTTCAAGTACATCTAG